The stretch of DNA GCGTCGTAATCCTCCGGGAGTACACGCCATGGCGCAACAGGGCTTTCTGCTCATTGCCGATATTACCGGCTACACCATCTTCCTCACGCGCTCCGAGCTCGAGCATGCGCAAGGAATTCTCGATGCGCTGTTCAAGAGCATCTTTGCCGAGATCAAGCCGCCGATCATGCTGTCCAACCTGCAGGGCGACGCGGCACTGACCTATCTGCCCGACGCGAATCTGCCGCAGCGCCAGTTTCCGCTCGATGCGATCGAGCGCATCTATTGCAGTTTTGCCAATACGCTCGGCGCCATGCGCCTGAATACGACGTGCACCTGCAACGCATGCCGCAACATGAATCAGCTCGACCTGAAGTTCTTCCTGCATCACGGCACTTATGCCACGCAGGAGATGGCAGGACGCACCGAATTGCAGGGAGCTGAGGTGATCCGCCTGCACCGGCTGATGAAGAATTCAGTGACGGCGGCGACCGGCATCAAGGCCTACGCGCTGGTGACGGAGCAGGCGGCAGACGCGATCGGTCTGCCGGATTTCTTCGCTAGCGCGATCCGTCACGTCGAGAACCTTGGCGAGTTCGGCGAGACGGTTTGTTACGTTTACGATCTGGCGCCGATCTTTGCGCGATGGCGCGCAGCGCGCCGCGTCGTGGTGCAGCCCGATGAACCCTTGGCTTTCGAATCGATGGAATGTGACCTTCCGGTGCCGCCGGCGATTGCCTGGGCCTATGTCACCGACATCGAGAAGAAGATCCGCTGGCAACACGGCATCGACGGCATGACGATGACCGGACTTGCCCGCGGGCGCGTCGGGCTGGGAGCGACGCAGCATTGCGCACATGGCAAGGAGTCGACGGTGCATGACATCGTCGACTGGCGGCCGTTCGACTACGTCACCTGGCATATCCGGCTCCCGATGGGCGCCATTGTGAGACAGATGGCGGAACTCACGCCGCTCGAAAACGGTGGCACGCATCTGTCGCTGCGCTGCGCGAAGCCCGAAGGCCCCAATCCGGTAGCGACGGCGCTGGTGCGGACCATCACCCGGCTCGCCATGGCCAAGAAGCTGGTCAGCGATCAACGCGCCTCGAAGGTCGCGCTGGAGCGGATGGTAGCTGAGGAGACCGCGGCGTTCACTTAGCGCGGTCATTCCGGGTCTGGGTCCTGCGGACCATCAGGCAATGAGGAGGGCCGTTCTGGAACATGTGCGGCGGGATCAGTTCCTTCATCTTCTCGACCACCGCGCGACCGGGGCGCAGCGCGAGCGCTGCGAGCCGGGGCCCATTCTACTTTGCATGGGGTTGTTTTCGCGATTCTGTGTCCAGGCCCCGTCGGCAGAGGCGCCGCGCCCGGCACACGCGATCGTTAGTGCTTCGCGAGGCTCCTCAGCTATCCACCTTCAACGCCGCGATAAACGCTTCCTGCGGGATGTCGACCTTGCCGAACTGCCGCATCTTCTTCTTGCCTTCCTTCTGCTTCTCCAGAAGTTTGCGTTTGCGCGTGATGTCGCCGCCGTAGCATTTGGCGGTGACGTCCTTGCGCAGCGCGCGGACGGTCTCGCGGGCGATCACCTTGCCACCGATCGCAGCCTGGATCGGGATCTGGAACATGTGCGGCGGGATCAGTTCCTTCATCTTCTCAACCATGGCGCGGCCGCGGCCCTCCGCGCGGGTCCGGTGCACCAGCATCGACAGCGCGTCGACCGGCTCGGCGTTGACGAGGATCTGCATCTTGACGAGATCGGCCACCTTGTAGTCGGTCAGATGATAGTCGAACGAGGCATAGCCCTTGGAAACCGATTTCAGCCGGTCGTAGAAATCGAACACGACTTCGTTGAGCGGCAAATCGTATTTCACCATCGCGCGGGAGCCGACATAGGTCAGTTCCTTCTGCGAACCGCGGCGGTCCTGGCACAGCTTTAGCACGCTGCCGAGATATTCGTCGGGCGTGAGGATTGTAGCTTCGATCCACGGCTCCTCGATGTCTGCGATCTTGACCACATCGGGCATGTCGACGGGATTGTGGATCTCGATCTCCTGGCCGTCCGTCAGGTGCATTTTGTAGATCACGCTCGGCGCGGTCGCGATCAGGTTGAGGTCGAACTCGCGCGACAGCCGTTCCTGGATGATTTCCAGATGCAACAGCCCGAGGAAGCCGCAGCGGAAGCCGAAGCCCAGCGCTGCGGAAGTTTCCATCTCGTAGGAGAAGCTGGCGTCGTTGAGCCGCAACTTGCCCATCGCCGCGCGCAGCGTCTCGAAATCATTGGCATCGACCGGGAACAGGCCACAGAACACGACCGGGATCGCCGGCTTGAAGCCCGGCAGCATTTCGGTGACCGGCTTCTTGTCGTCGGTGATGGTGTCGCCGACGCGGGTGTCGGCGACTTCCTTGATCGCCGCGGTGATGAAGCCGATCTCGCCGGGACCGAGTTCGTCGACCTGCTCCATCTTCGGCGTGAAGAAGCCGACGCGCTCGACATCATAGGCCGCGCTGGTGCCCATCATGCGGATGCGACTACCCTTCTTCATGGTGCCATCCACCACGCGAATGAGCACGACGACGCCGAGGTAGACGTCGTACCAGCTATCGACCAGCAGCGCCTTCAGCGTCGCATCCCGGTCGCCCTTCGGCGGCGGCAGGCGGGTGACGATGGCTTCCAGCACGTCGGGAACGCCGAGGCCCGTCTTGGCCGAGATCATCACGGCGTCCGAGGCATCGATGCCGATCACGTCCTCGATCTGCTGCCGTATCTTCTCCGGTTCAGCCGCGGGCAGGTCGACCTTGTTGAGAACCGGCACGATCTCGTGATTGTTGTCGAGCGCCTGATAGACGTTGGCGAGCGTCTGCGCTTCGACGCCCTGGCTGGCGTCGACCACCAGCAGCGAGCCTTCGCAGGCCGCGAGCGACCGTGAGACTTCGTAGGCGAAGTCGACATGGCCGGGCGTGTCCATCAGGTTGAAGATGTAATTCTTGCCGTCCTTGGCGCGGTAGTTCAGCCGTACCGTCTGCGCCTTGATGGTGATGCCGCGCTCGCGCTCGATATCCATGGAATCGAGCACCTGCTCCTTGCCCGCCATCTCGCGATCCGTCAGCCCGCCCGTCATCTGGATCAGGCGGTCGGCCAGCGTCGATTTGCCATGGTCGATATGGGCGACGATGGAGAAGTTGCGGATGTTGGAAATGGGGGCAGTTGTCATGGGGCGCGGGATAGCATTCACATCCCCGTGCGGCAACCATATTGCTGTTTTTCAAGGGGGTTTCTTCACGCCAAGCTGATTCCACTCGAGCCCAAAACGCGCTACGCACGGGGCCATGTCGAGTACCTCCGTTTCATCCGCAGCTGCGCGCCCAAAACGCATTCCCTCCCTCCGGCGGCTGGCGGCGTGGCTGGCCTCGCTCGCCAGCGATCCCAAAACCGGCCTGTGGCTGGTCACCGGCTTTGCGGCGGTTCACGCCGTCCTGTGGACGCTGATTCTGGTCAATCTGAAGACCGGGCAGGACGTCCATATGGACGTCGCGGAAGCCTACGCCTGGGGACAAAAGTTCCTGCTCGGCTATGGCAAGCACCCGCCGCTGTCCGGATGGGTCGCCGGCGTCTGGTTCATGCTGTTTCCGGTCACGGACTGGGCGACCTATGCGCTGGCGATGGCGACGGTCGGTTGCGGCCTCGTAATCTGCTGGCTATTGGCGCTGCGCGTGGTCGATCGCCGCCGCGCGTTCTTTGTCGTGGTGATGCTGGCGCTCTATCCGATCTTCAATTTCAAGGGCTTCAAGTACAATCCGGACCTGTTGCAGCTCGTCACGCTGCCGCTTGTCGTGCTGGCCTATCTCGACGCATTCGAAAAGCGCAGCATCAAGTCCGGCGTGTGGCTCGGGCTCGCCGGTGCGCTGGCGCTGATGACCAAATACTGGGTGCTGACCATGATCGGCGCCATCGGCCTTGCCGCGCTGATCCATCCCGACCGTTTGCAATTTTTGCGTTCGCCGGCGCCGTGGGTCGCGATTGCCACGCTCGTGGTGGCGATGCTCCCGCACTTGATGTGGCTGAAGCAGGTGGACTTCGTCCCGCTCACCTATGCCGGCGATACCTACTCCCTCACCGACCGCGCGATGATCGACGATCTCGCGCTGGGCTACGTCAAGCATAATCTCGCGCTGCTGGCCGCGCCGGTGCTGCTCGGCGCGATCGCGCTTGTCTGGCGGCCGTTCCGCTTGACGCCGTTTCCGGCGTTGGCGCGCGGCGCCAATTCCGGCGTGAACATGTCGCAGGCGCGCAATGTCTGGATCGTCCAGGCGGTGGTGGCGATCGGGCCGCCGCTCGGCGCCGTGCTGTTCCATGTCTACATCAAGACCGACTGGGGCATCCCGCTGTTCTTCCTGATACCGCTCGCGCTGATCGCGATATCAGCGGTGCGGGTCCGAAAAATCGCGCTGTTGAACCTGACGGCCACCTGGCTGGTGATTTCACTCGTCGTGCTGGCGGTCTCGCCCAGGATCGTCGCCTATGAAATGGGCGAAAAGCGCACCGCAGGCGCGACCTATCGGGCGCGTTCCGAACTCGCCCGCGAACTGACGGAAGCCTGGCATACGCGGTTTTATTCGCGCTGGCCGGTGGTAGCGGCCTATACCGATACCGGCCAGCCCGTCACCTTCTACAGCCCCGATCATCCGGCGCCGCTGACCCCGGACGAGCCATGGTCGTCGGGCCTGACCTCGCTCGACGAAGCGAAGCGATCGGGCTTTATCGGCATCTGCGAGACCGACGACTGGAAGCTGGAAAAATGCGAGGCATGGATGAAGGCCCATGCCGCCAATGCCGAGCGCATGGTGATGACCACGCGACGGTTCTTTCTAGGCTTGCCCGGCCCTGCGACGGCCTGGAACATCTTCATCGTGCCGCCGGCCAAATAGAAGCGGCTAACCAAGAAAATCGAAGGGTAACGCATGGATATCGACCTGACGGACAAGACGGCGCTCGTCACCGGTTCGACGCGCGGCATCGGGCTCGCGACCGCCATCGGGCTCGCGCAAATGGGTGCTGAAGTGATCGTCAACGGGCGCGACAAGACGGCGGTCGGCGAGGCCGTGGCGAAAGTTCAAGCGGCCGCACCATTAGCCAAAGTGCATGCCGCGGTGCTCGATCTCGGCAATGCGGCGGGCTGTGCCGCGCTGGTGAAGCAATTCCCTGATGTCGACATCCTCGTCAACAATCTCGGCATCTACGAGCCGAAGGGCTTCTTCGACATCGAGGATGCCGACTGGACCAAAATGTTCGAAGTCAACGTCATGAGCGGGGTCCGTCTGACCCGGCATTATCTAAAGCGGATGCTCGACGACAAGGACTGGGGCCGCGTCGTGTTCGTCTCCAGCGAGTCCGGCGTCTATATCCCGAAGGAGATGGTGCATTACGGCTTCTCCAAGTCGGCGCAGCTCGTCATCGCGCGCGGCGCGGCCGAGACGACGAAAGGCACCAACGTGACCGTCAATTCGGTGATGCCCGGTCCCACATGGGTCGAGATGGCGCCGGTCCGTCTGGCCGCGCGCGCCGAGGCTGCCGGAACCACCGTCGACGATCTGGTCGAGCGCACCTTCACCGAACGCCGCCCGGCGTCGCTGCTGCAGCGCTACGCCAGGCCGGAAGAGATCGCCAATCTGATCTGCTACGTCTGCTCAAAAGCCTCCAGCGCCACCAACGGCGCCGCGCTCCGCGTCGACGGTGGGATTGTCACCAATCCGTTTTGAATGATTTCGGATGGCTCTATCAACCTCGCCCCGCTCGCGGGGAGATGTCGGATC from Bradyrhizobium sp. AZCC 1693 encodes:
- a CDS encoding DUF2652 domain-containing protein is translated as MAQQGFLLIADITGYTIFLTRSELEHAQGILDALFKSIFAEIKPPIMLSNLQGDAALTYLPDANLPQRQFPLDAIERIYCSFANTLGAMRLNTTCTCNACRNMNQLDLKFFLHHGTYATQEMAGRTELQGAEVIRLHRLMKNSVTAATGIKAYALVTEQAADAIGLPDFFASAIRHVENLGEFGETVCYVYDLAPIFARWRAARRVVVQPDEPLAFESMECDLPVPPAIAWAYVTDIEKKIRWQHGIDGMTMTGLARGRVGLGATQHCAHGKESTVHDIVDWRPFDYVTWHIRLPMGAIVRQMAELTPLENGGTHLSLRCAKPEGPNPVATALVRTITRLAMAKKLVSDQRASKVALERMVAEETAAFT
- the lepA gene encoding translation elongation factor 4 is translated as MTTAPISNIRNFSIVAHIDHGKSTLADRLIQMTGGLTDREMAGKEQVLDSMDIERERGITIKAQTVRLNYRAKDGKNYIFNLMDTPGHVDFAYEVSRSLAACEGSLLVVDASQGVEAQTLANVYQALDNNHEIVPVLNKVDLPAAEPEKIRQQIEDVIGIDASDAVMISAKTGLGVPDVLEAIVTRLPPPKGDRDATLKALLVDSWYDVYLGVVVLIRVVDGTMKKGSRIRMMGTSAAYDVERVGFFTPKMEQVDELGPGEIGFITAAIKEVADTRVGDTITDDKKPVTEMLPGFKPAIPVVFCGLFPVDANDFETLRAAMGKLRLNDASFSYEMETSAALGFGFRCGFLGLLHLEIIQERLSREFDLNLIATAPSVIYKMHLTDGQEIEIHNPVDMPDVVKIADIEEPWIEATILTPDEYLGSVLKLCQDRRGSQKELTYVGSRAMVKYDLPLNEVVFDFYDRLKSVSKGYASFDYHLTDYKVADLVKMQILVNAEPVDALSMLVHRTRAEGRGRAMVEKMKELIPPHMFQIPIQAAIGGKVIARETVRALRKDVTAKCYGGDITRKRKLLEKQKEGKKKMRQFGKVDIPQEAFIAALKVDS
- a CDS encoding glycosyltransferase family 39 protein, encoding MSSTSVSSAAARPKRIPSLRRLAAWLASLASDPKTGLWLVTGFAAVHAVLWTLILVNLKTGQDVHMDVAEAYAWGQKFLLGYGKHPPLSGWVAGVWFMLFPVTDWATYALAMATVGCGLVICWLLALRVVDRRRAFFVVVMLALYPIFNFKGFKYNPDLLQLVTLPLVVLAYLDAFEKRSIKSGVWLGLAGALALMTKYWVLTMIGAIGLAALIHPDRLQFLRSPAPWVAIATLVVAMLPHLMWLKQVDFVPLTYAGDTYSLTDRAMIDDLALGYVKHNLALLAAPVLLGAIALVWRPFRLTPFPALARGANSGVNMSQARNVWIVQAVVAIGPPLGAVLFHVYIKTDWGIPLFFLIPLALIAISAVRVRKIALLNLTATWLVISLVVLAVSPRIVAYEMGEKRTAGATYRARSELARELTEAWHTRFYSRWPVVAAYTDTGQPVTFYSPDHPAPLTPDEPWSSGLTSLDEAKRSGFIGICETDDWKLEKCEAWMKAHAANAERMVMTTRRFFLGLPGPATAWNIFIVPPAK
- a CDS encoding SDR family NAD(P)-dependent oxidoreductase, whose protein sequence is MDIDLTDKTALVTGSTRGIGLATAIGLAQMGAEVIVNGRDKTAVGEAVAKVQAAAPLAKVHAAVLDLGNAAGCAALVKQFPDVDILVNNLGIYEPKGFFDIEDADWTKMFEVNVMSGVRLTRHYLKRMLDDKDWGRVVFVSSESGVYIPKEMVHYGFSKSAQLVIARGAAETTKGTNVTVNSVMPGPTWVEMAPVRLAARAEAAGTTVDDLVERTFTERRPASLLQRYARPEEIANLICYVCSKASSATNGAALRVDGGIVTNPF